Genomic DNA from Paenibacillus donghaensis:
TTAGGACCCTGCGACACTCCAAGCCCTTGAACTAGGTAACCTGCATTTTAGCGGACCGTATAGCCCCTATTTCCTCCTATCTACGATCTTTTGAAGTCTTACGGACCGTATAGCCCCTAAGTCGTCAAAACAGGCTCTAAAGCGAGTGTTTTCTGTGATATAGAGGCTCCTGGGTCCGTTAATCCTGCAAAACGGCCTATGTACAGCAAATAGAGGCTCCTGAGTCCGCAACCGTCTGAAATCGAAGCGAGGGTTACGAGCGAAGAGGGCTAGGGGACCTAAGTAGTAACCGAATATGCATCTAATTGCCCCGAACGCTCCAAGCAACCTTCTAAATTCTCACTGGGACCTAAGCAGTAACCACTTTCGCATCTCAATTCCCTGAAAGCTCCAAATAACATACTAGATTATCGCTGAACCTAACTCGCTGGGAACTTAAACAGTAACTATGGGTGCACTGAAATACGCCATCTTATTAACCTCGACCTCAACTCGATCTCTCGCGTAGATAACACGTGTTATCCTTTAAAAAAACGGCTTCGCCGTCCCCTATTGGACGGCCTCCGCCTCTGCGCTTACGCGCTTTCTCCCGCCCTCAGTACCGCGGGCAGCCAAATCTTGTGCGGCTGCTGACCCTCCCGGCGCTCCAACTGCTGCCGGATGCAGCGCACGGCTTCTTCCCCCATGCGCACATAGGGGATTTCCACACAGCTCAGGGACGGCAGGCTCAGCCGGTGTCCCTGGATGGTGTTGTCCGCGGCCATGACCCGCAGGTCTTCCCCGATGCGCAGGCCCAGCTTATGGGCTGCCCGGTACAGCGCGGGCACATCGCTGGACCAATTGACCAGCAGCGGCGGCAGCGCACCGCCTGCCGCCGCGAGCCGCTCCAGCACCTCCGGCCATTCTCCCCGCTGTTCTTCGACAGCGAGAATGACCGGCTGCATGCCCCGCGCCTCGCACCAGCCGCGGTAGGCCCCGCGGCGGTTACGCTCCGCCCAGTTGTCCCGGCTGGCGCCGTGGTAGACCTCGGCGTAGCGCGGTGCCTGCTGCCCATCCGCTCCCCCGCGCAGCAGGTAATTCAAGGCCGTCTCCACGCTGCCGTAATAATCGGCCAGCACGGAGTATACGCCCTCCGTCTCCGCGTAGCCTTCCACGGAGACATATGGAACTCCAGCTGCGCTGACCTGCGCAGCCCAGTCGCCATCAGCATAGCTGGTGTTATCCAGCGTGACGATGCCGTCGATCTTCTTCTGGTGATACAGGTTCAGCAGCTCTGCTCTTCCTTCCCCACCGGCCCGGTGGCCCGGCGAGCAGAGCAGAATATGATACCCGTTCGCCTCACACTCCCGCTGCATTCCCTCCAGCAGCCGGGTAAACAGCGGATGGCGCGTATCCCCGTACGCGGCCAGACTCATGCTCCGGCCTGTCTTCATGCTGCGGGCCTGGGCATCCACGTGATAGTTCAGCTCGCGGATCGCCGCCAGCACAATTTCACGTGTTTCTGCGCCCACGCCAATCCCCGGCGTGCCGTTGATCACAGCTGAAACCACGCTGCGGGAGACCCCCGCCAGTTTGGCTACATCGAAACTGGTGACTCTTTTTTTGCCCATTCCAACACCTCACCGCGAGTATAACACGTGTTATAAAAAGCTGTACAGCGCTTTTTCAGCCTTCTGCTATGTCACTGCCAGCCGCGCCCCGCCGGAGACCGGCGGATGCTTACCGACTATATCCATTATGGGCATACTTGGCAGATCCGCTTGTACCAGGTTAAGGAGGCGCTTACGGAGCATGAGCTGAACCTCTCCATCACGACGCTGCGCAAAGGTACAGTTCACAGCCATGTCAACCCGGCTTATTTGGAGCGTTTTGAGGGTGTGGAGATTGCCGTGTTTCACCGCATTGAGGCGATTCCCCATTACCAGGCCTCATTGTTTACGGCGAGACGGAGATAAGCGGGGGTCGCGTTAGGCTTTATGGTGAGAAGGATGTTCTGGCGTTGTGTTCTGGCGTTGTATTCTGGAGTTATGTTCGGGTGAGTGTTGAGGAGTTATGTATGCTCTCTGGAGTTATGTTCAGAAGAAAAGCCTGCATATGTGCAGGCTTTTTCAGCCAATCGGAGCATTCAGGGGGTAATTCCTGCAATAGTGCAGGTATTTGCTGATGATTCCCGCCACAAGGGCATATTTACTCTAAAAAGATGTATTTTTGCAGGAATTTAGCTACAGCGCCCGTATAGTCTCCAAAAAGATGTATAAACGCAGGTATTTCTCACCACGCTCCACACTCACCCTCTATATACTTCATACTCCCCACTCCTCACTCCTCACTCCTCACTCCTCACTCCTCACTCCTCACTCCCTACTCCCACTCCCCACTCCCCACTCCCCACTCCCCACTCCCCACTCCCCACTCCCTACTCCCCACTCCCCACTCCCCACTCCCTACTCCCTACTCCCACTCCCCACTCCATACTCCTCACTCCTTACTCCCCACTCCTTACTCCTCACTCCTCACTCCCTACTCCCACTCCCCACTCCTGAACTGGCTGCGAATCAACCCTTTTTCAGATCATTTAGTAGTCAAGAGCTCTCCTTCCATCCTGTTCCCCACCGCGCTGCGGACATCCATCACCATTCCTCCTTAAGAAGGGATAGGATTGCTTAAGGTTATTCCCCCGGCTCCACAGACTGCTGCTGGTGCTGCTCGCGCTGCCGGATAAACCGCTGATATAGCTTAACTGATATAATTTTGAGCATCATATACACCGGAATAATCAGGAGTATGCCAATAATACCGCCAAAGTCACCTCCGGCCAATACCAGAATGATCGTAGTCAGCGGATGGATATCCAGGCTTTTTCCAAAAATATAGGGTGCCACCAGGTTATCCTGAATCTGCTGTGCGACAAGCACAACCACGATGGACCAAAGCGCCGTCGAAGGCGACTCGATCAAGCCGATGATAAGGATCGGCACGGCGGACAGAATGGCTCCGATAAAAGGAATAAAATTCATCAGCACGGCAACCAGTGTCAAGAGCAGTGCATAAGGCAGACCGATGATGAGAAAGCCGATATACATCAACACGCCAAGCGCCAGATTCACAAGCACCCTGCCTACAATAAATCCGCTCAGCGCCCCGTCGATTTCGGCAACCACTTCCGTTCCCTCCTCATGGTAGCGTCTGGGGAAGATGCTCACCACTTTCTTGCCAAACTTCCCACCTTCCTTAAGCATATAGAACAACAGAATCGGAAAGGTGAACAGCACAATCGCGAAATTCGATACAAAAGAGAAAAGCTCCGATACATAATTCGTCATCAGCGAGAAACCTTTGTTCAAATATTCCATCAGTTGGCCTGTCGGATTCATGTCCGGCGGAATAAACGAAGACAGCAGCTTGCTGTCCTCCAGCTTCGTCAGTTGCTCACCCACTGCCGCGAACACACTGGGCATATTATTGCCCAGATTCATCAGCTGATCTTGCAGAGAAGGCCATACCCCTACACTGAATGCGAGCAGCAGAATGGCTATGAATACATAGAGCAGCAGGATCGCCAACGTCCGGTTCAACTTGCGTGATTCCAGCAGATCAATCAGCGGCCGCAGCAGATAATAGAAGAATACCGCCAGCATAAGGGGCACAATGGCCACACGAAACAAGGATAGAACCGGTGTAAAAATAAACTTCACCTGTGCGCCGACGTAGACAATTCCCAGCACTAGCAGTACAGCGATACAAATGCGGATAAACAAATTTAATTTGGCCATGGTTCTCTCCCATTTCAGAATTTATCCGGCTGCCGCTATCTACCTCGGAACCCGGATTGTGAACACCGTCGGCTCATCCTCCCTGCTCTCCAGCTCCAGTGAGCCGCCCATCTTCTCCGTGTTTTTCTTCGCGATGGATAGACCGAGCCCCGTTCCACCGCTTGCCGTCCGGGCTTCATCTCCCCGCACAAACGGATCAAAGATCGTAGACCAGAGTTCTCTGGGAATGCCCACTCCGTTATCGGCAATTTCAATACGAACCTTGGTATCTTCCTGAATAACCGTTACCCGCAGGCGGGTCCCTTCAGGATTGTAGGCCAGTGCATTAGAGATCAGATTGTTGATGACGCTGGCGAACAGCTCCGGATCATAATGGGCATACACCTCTTCTTCAGGAACCTGCAGCTGAAGCTGGAACTCTTTTTGCTCAATTTCGCCGTAGGTATCTGCAATAATCTCCCGCAGGTGATCTCCCAGCTCCAGGCGTTCTGTGCGAAGGATGAAATCTGGCGAGTCCAGCTTGAGCAGCTCCAGCATATGCTGAATCAGCTTCGTCACCTGAACGGATTTGCTGTGTATATAATTCAAGTATTTTGTCTTCCGTTCAGGGTCGGTGACGCGGCCTTCGATAAGGGCCTGCGCATAACCCTGAATACTTGTTATCGGTGTTCTCAGGTCATGGGACAGATCCACTATCAGACGCTGCTTGCTTTTCTCGGCCTGCCGCTTCTCTTCCGTGGTCTTCTCAATTACATCTGCCATGTAATTGAAGCTCTGGCCGATCCGCAGAAATTCCGTCTCCGCGTAGAGCGTAATCCGTGTGTTGTAATGCCCTTCCATCATCTGCTTCATGCCAAGATTCAGAACCCGCAGCGGCTTCTTGATCCGCCTCGTGACCCAATAGCTGTATACAAAGATCAGTATGAGGACCAACCCGCTGACTAGAAATACATAGAAAAATACGGAATGGTTCAGATAGGAAACCAGCATTTCATTATTAATTGATATTTTGATCACGTCACGGGGAATCTTCAGCAGTAGCCAGGCAGCCTGGGCGTCTCCCTCCACTTTGGCAATCGAGTAGTAGAAGGGCTGATCACTGCGGTTCTCCAGTCCCAGATAGAGGCTCTTTTCCTCATAGGCAAGGACCTGGTCCTGCTTCTCTCCAATGACACGGATGACCCCTTTGCCGGAATCAAGGATCTCCAGCCAGCCTCCGCTCTGCAGCAGCCGGGTGCTCTGCGGGCCCTCCCCCTGCTCTTCGAGGTAGTCACCAGCTTCGACAGACAGATTCGGATCGGGGATCAGCCGGTCAAGAATCAGATGAGTGATATCCTTTTGGATGAACAGGTAAACCCCCAGCACGAGCAGCATCAGCATACAGTTGAATAGCAGGAAATCGAGTGTGAGCGACGTCTGCAGCGGTCGGTTATCCCTACTTTTCCACGGGTGCTTCAATTTTGTACCCCAATCCCCTGATCGTCTTCAGGTATTCCGGTTTCTTGGAATCACGCTCGATCTTGTCGCGGATATTGCTGATATGCACCATAATACTGTTATCCTCATAGACATAGAAGTCTTCCCAGACCGCCTCATAAATTTTCTTGCGAGTTAGAACCCGGCCCGGCTGTTCCATCAGCAGCTCGAGAATTTTGTACTCGGTAGAGGTTAGCGCTACCGGTTCTCCAGACACATGAACCTGGCAGCTGCTCCGGTCCAGTGTCAACTGTCCAAGCACGATTTGCTCCTTCTTCTCTTGTACCGCCGGAGCATCGAACTGATGCACCCGCCGCAGCATGGACCCTACACGGGCGACGATTTCCAGCGGATTAAACGGCTTGGAGATATAATCGTCCGCGCCCAGTCCCAGTCCGAGGATTTTATCATGATCCTGGCTTTTGGCCGAAAGAAACAACACTGGAAAATGATCATTCTCACGGATTCGCTTGAGCAGCTGCAGCCCGTCCATGCCCGGCATCATAATATCAAGAATTGCCAGATCAATGGTGTGGCTCTTTATCAGCTTCAAGGCCTCGTTCCCGTTCTGCGCCTGCAGAATGTTATATTCCTTCTCCAGATATAGCTGCAGCAGCTCTACAATCTCCGATTCATCATCAGCAATCAGAATAGTATACATTGTGAATCCCCCTCTACACTAAAAGGCTACGCCGATCCCGCCTTCACCCGCATAAGTACCCATTACCGGCCCCATACAGGATAGCAATATCTCTTTGAAAGGATGCTTATCCAGAATAAGCTCCTTAATCTGCAGCGCCAGTTGCTCACAATTGCTGTGCACAATGGCAATCATAGCTTTATCATAATCATGCTGCTTGCCATCAAGTTTGTCCAGCAGATGGGTGAGCGCCTTGGAAATCCCCCTTGTCTTCTCCATGACCTCAACCGTTCCCTCTTCGCTGATCTTCAGGAGCAGCTTGATGTTCAGCACGGAAGCCACCGCGCCTGACAACCGGTTCATCCGTCCGCCCTTAATTACATTCTCCAATGTATGGAGTGTAAAGTACGCGTTCACAGCTTCGATTTTGTCCAGGATCATCAGCTTGAGCTCTTCCAGACTGGAGCAGGTCAGCGACCCTTTCGCCGCCGTAGCCACAATGAGGGCCTGCCCCCCGGAAAAATTCTTTGAATCCATAATTTCAATCGCATTCGGATGGCCTTCTTCTTCATACATTTCCTTGGCTATCATCGCGGTCTGAAAAGTGCTGCTAATGTTGGATGACATACATATGACCATGATATCGGTGCCCGCTTCCACTTTTTTAAATGTATCTAGGAATACCTGCGGACTGGGACTGGCTGTCTTCGGCAGCACTTCCGATTTACGCATTTTGGCATAAAACGTTTGGATATCCGTATCTTCCGGCATCCGCTCATGCCCGAAATGAACCGGTAAATGAATGATGTCAATATTGAACTGTTCAGCAACCTCAAGAGGCAAATCAGAACCGCTATCCGTAATAATTTTGATGGGCATTAGAGTGCCCTCCTTACTCTTCCTTAATATCGTATTCGACATTTACAATTCATCATCGACAATCCGAAGGGAATTCATTGTGAATGATTCTCTATCGTTCTTCTCAAGAATGGTTACTTTAAACAATAGCCTGCCTTTCTTAATCTAATTTAAAGCTAACCTAAAGAATAACTAAATATTTAACGAACAGGTTCAGCCCTCCGCCCTTAATAGCCTATTGAATTCCACATTGCGACTGAATTGCTGCAGCAGCTTATACAATAGCGCTCAACCCCCACAAAGCTGAATCTTCGATGTTCACAGCATACCATTATAAAAAGGCATTTCCTTCCCTCTAACGGGTGAAGAAAATGCCTTCTATATAGAAAGATAAATTCACAACCGGATATATCTCAAGCTTTCCCCACCGTCTCCGAAACCTCTGCATAACGGTTCGCCGGAATGGCCAGACCGAGATTGCCACGCAGCGTATCGCTTTCGTATTCAGTCCGGAACAATCCCCGCTCCTGCAGAATGGGCACCACACGGTCGACGAATTCTTCCAGCCCGTTCGGCACGGCTGCCGCCAGCATAAATCCATCCGCAGCTCCGCTCTCGAACCATTCCTGAATCTGATCCGCAACCTGTACCGGTGTTCCAATGAAGCCGCTGCGCGGTGTGGCGGATTGAAGTGCGACCTCGCGCAGGGTCAGCCCCTGTTCCCTGGCATTTCTCTTAATCTTGTCCGTGCCGCTCTGGAAGCTGTTTCTGCCCAAATCCCCCAGCTCCGGGAAAGGCTCATCCAGCGGATATTGCGAGAAATCATGATGCTCAAAGAATCTGCCCAGATAATTCAGCGCATTCTCAATCGTCACAAGTCCGGCAACCTCCTGGTATTTGCGCTCCGCTTCCTCCGGTGTATCGCCCAGGATCGGCGCGATTCCGGGAAAGATCAATACCTCATCGGGATTTCGGCCGGAGGAAGCCACACGTGATTTCACATCCCTGTAGAACTCCCGCCCTTCCTCCAGTGTATCGTGTCCGGTGAAGATGGCATCCGCTTCCTTTGAAGCGTAGTTTTTGCCAACCTCAGAAGAACCTGCTTGAAAAATAACCGGTCCCCCCTGCTTCGAACGTGCGATATTCAGCGGCCCTTTGACCGAGAAGAATTCACCTTGATGATCCAGTGTATGCATCTTCTGCGGATCAAAAAACACGCCTGTCTCCTTGTCCCGCACAAACGCGCCGTCTTCCCACGAATCCCACAGTCCGCGCGTCACTTCCAGATATTCTGCAGCAATCCGGTAGCGCTTGCCATGGTCCGGATGCTCCTTCTTGCTGTAATTGAGCGCGGAGCCTTCCAGCGGAGAGGTCACCACATTCCAGCCTGCACGTCCGCCGCTGATCACATCGAGTGATCCGAATTGGCGCGCCACGGTGAAGGGCTCACTGTAGGAGGTCGACAATGTGCCTACCAGACCGATTCTGCTGCTGACTCCTGCAAGCGCACTAAGCAGAGTTAGCGGCTCAAAGCGGTTCAGGAAATGGGGAATCGATTTCTCATTGATATACAAGCCGTCTGCGATGAAGATCAGATCCAGCTTGCCTTCCTCCGCCTTCTTCACCCACTGCTTGTATAGTTCAAAATTGACACTGGCATCCGGCTTAGCGTCAGGATGACGCCACATCGAAGTGCTTCCCCCGACTCCATGCAGCAAGGCCCCCAGCTTCAGTTGTTTAGGCTTCGTCATGTTCATTCCTCCTATAAATGTTCTGTCCGGTACTTTCAAGAAACAGCAGCTCCGGCTTGCTTGATCCGTTCGATCTGAGCCAGATGTGTCTGGACATGGCCCGTAAAACTCTGGACAATATCTGCAATGCTGACGGCCTGGCCCTTGGCATTAATCCCGCTTTTGTTCCATTCCTCTGCATCAAGTCTGCTAAACAGCAGGCTGTTATAATGAAGCAGACTGCGCACAAGCTCCAGGCTGTCTGATGCCTCTCCTTGATTGGCATGTTGTCCGCTTACCCAGGCATCCTGATTAAATACCGGCAGCCGTACCAGCGTGTCGGCCAGAATGTCGCGGATGCGGAAGGACACGACGATGCTGTGATCGGCTAAATGTGCAAGCACCTCGGTGATGCTCCAGTTGGCCGGCTCTGCTTTCCAGTGCAGCTGTTCTGGGGTCAATTCCTCCAGTGCTTGTGATAGCTGCTGATGAGTATGCAGGTAATCATGAATTTGAAGATTGCTCATTCAGTTTCCCTCCTAAGTAAGTGTCGCCTGATCCGAAACGGGATAGTGCAAACGGCTGAATATTCTGCTTGGAACGATTGTCTGTCACCAGATCAGCCAATATCTCTCCCACAACACTGGAGAATTTGAAGCCATGTCCGGCACCCACAACAATCACGTCATACCTCTGGGAATTCGCTATGATTCCGCACCTCCACCGGATGTATTGGCTCCGACAGAGGAGTAGGACAATGGTGTTGTTTCGTGGTCATTCCCAACCACATCCGTGAGCGCTTCGCTCAGCAGTTCAAAGGAGCGGACCCGTTTGTCAAACGGCTGCACATTGGTCGTGACGATAAACTCCTCCACGCCCGATGCGGCCGCCAGGGCCAGCAGCTGCTCACGAACAGACGCCTGGGTTCCTTTTGTAATTTCGGGTTCCCGCTCTTCCAAGGTATAAGCTTCCTGGCTCTGCCGGGTGAACGCTTCCGCCTGCTCGCGGGAGGCAACCGTCAGTATCTTCCCGCTGGCCAGGTGTATCCGGATCAGCTTATGCGCTCCGGCCAGTTCTCTGGCCTCCTCCTCGGTTTCGGCCACCA
This window encodes:
- a CDS encoding LacI family DNA-binding transcriptional regulator; protein product: MGKKRVTSFDVAKLAGVSRSVVSAVINGTPGIGVGAETREIVLAAIRELNYHVDAQARSMKTGRSMSLAAYGDTRHPLFTRLLEGMQRECEANGYHILLCSPGHRAGGEGRAELLNLYHQKKIDGIVTLDNTSYADGDWAAQVSAAGVPYVSVEGYAETEGVYSVLADYYGSVETALNYLLRGGADGQQAPRYAEVYHGASRDNWAERNRRGAYRGWCEARGMQPVILAVEEQRGEWPEVLERLAAAGGALPPLLVNWSSDVPALYRAAHKLGLRIGEDLRVMAADNTIQGHRLSLPSLSCVEIPYVRMGEEAVRCIRQQLERREGQQPHKIWLPAVLRAGESA
- a CDS encoding AI-2E family transporter; amino-acid sequence: MAKLNLFIRICIAVLLVLGIVYVGAQVKFIFTPVLSLFRVAIVPLMLAVFFYYLLRPLIDLLESRKLNRTLAILLLYVFIAILLLAFSVGVWPSLQDQLMNLGNNMPSVFAAVGEQLTKLEDSKLLSSFIPPDMNPTGQLMEYLNKGFSLMTNYVSELFSFVSNFAIVLFTFPILLFYMLKEGGKFGKKVVSIFPRRYHEEGTEVVAEIDGALSGFIVGRVLVNLALGVLMYIGFLIIGLPYALLLTLVAVLMNFIPFIGAILSAVPILIIGLIESPSTALWSIVVVLVAQQIQDNLVAPYIFGKSLDIHPLTTIILVLAGGDFGGIIGILLIIPVYMMLKIISVKLYQRFIRQREQHQQQSVEPGE
- a CDS encoding sensor histidine kinase — translated: MKHPWKSRDNRPLQTSLTLDFLLFNCMLMLLVLGVYLFIQKDITHLILDRLIPDPNLSVEAGDYLEEQGEGPQSTRLLQSGGWLEILDSGKGVIRVIGEKQDQVLAYEEKSLYLGLENRSDQPFYYSIAKVEGDAQAAWLLLKIPRDVIKISINNEMLVSYLNHSVFFYVFLVSGLVLILIFVYSYWVTRRIKKPLRVLNLGMKQMMEGHYNTRITLYAETEFLRIGQSFNYMADVIEKTTEEKRQAEKSKQRLIVDLSHDLRTPITSIQGYAQALIEGRVTDPERKTKYLNYIHSKSVQVTKLIQHMLELLKLDSPDFILRTERLELGDHLREIIADTYGEIEQKEFQLQLQVPEEEVYAHYDPELFASVINNLISNALAYNPEGTRLRVTVIQEDTKVRIEIADNGVGIPRELWSTIFDPFVRGDEARTASGGTGLGLSIAKKNTEKMGGSLELESREDEPTVFTIRVPR
- a CDS encoding response regulator transcription factor; its protein translation is MYTILIADDESEIVELLQLYLEKEYNILQAQNGNEALKLIKSHTIDLAILDIMMPGMDGLQLLKRIRENDHFPVLFLSAKSQDHDKILGLGLGADDYISKPFNPLEIVARVGSMLRRVHQFDAPAVQEKKEQIVLGQLTLDRSSCQVHVSGEPVALTSTEYKILELLMEQPGRVLTRKKIYEAVWEDFYVYEDNSIMVHISNIRDKIERDSKKPEYLKTIRGLGYKIEAPVEK
- a CDS encoding DegV family protein codes for the protein MPIKIITDSGSDLPLEVAEQFNIDIIHLPVHFGHERMPEDTDIQTFYAKMRKSEVLPKTASPSPQVFLDTFKKVEAGTDIMVICMSSNISSTFQTAMIAKEMYEEEGHPNAIEIMDSKNFSGGQALIVATAAKGSLTCSSLEELKLMILDKIEAVNAYFTLHTLENVIKGGRMNRLSGAVASVLNIKLLLKISEEGTVEVMEKTRGISKALTHLLDKLDGKQHDYDKAMIAIVHSNCEQLALQIKELILDKHPFKEILLSCMGPVMGTYAGEGGIGVAF
- a CDS encoding LLM class flavin-dependent oxidoreductase yields the protein MTKPKQLKLGALLHGVGGSTSMWRHPDAKPDASVNFELYKQWVKKAEEGKLDLIFIADGLYINEKSIPHFLNRFEPLTLLSALAGVSSRIGLVGTLSTSYSEPFTVARQFGSLDVISGGRAGWNVVTSPLEGSALNYSKKEHPDHGKRYRIAAEYLEVTRGLWDSWEDGAFVRDKETGVFFDPQKMHTLDHQGEFFSVKGPLNIARSKQGGPVIFQAGSSEVGKNYASKEADAIFTGHDTLEEGREFYRDVKSRVASSGRNPDEVLIFPGIAPILGDTPEEAERKYQEVAGLVTIENALNYLGRFFEHHDFSQYPLDEPFPELGDLGRNSFQSGTDKIKRNAREQGLTLREVALQSATPRSGFIGTPVQVADQIQEWFESGAADGFMLAAAVPNGLEEFVDRVVPILQERGLFRTEYESDTLRGNLGLAIPANRYAEVSETVGKA
- a CDS encoding DinB family protein, with protein sequence MSNLQIHDYLHTHQQLSQALEELTPEQLHWKAEPANWSITEVLAHLADHSIVVSFRIRDILADTLVRLPVFNQDAWVSGQHANQGEASDSLELVRSLLHYNSLLFSRLDAEEWNKSGINAKGQAVSIADIVQSFTGHVQTHLAQIERIKQAGAAVS